Proteins encoded together in one Pantoea sp. CCBC3-3-1 window:
- the fepB gene encoding Fe2+-enterobactin ABC transporter substrate-binding protein has translation MIRFARLVVPLLLSAFSVVPFTQAQAEQGWPRHIPNRDGELVINHQPERIVSTSVTLTGSLLAIGAPVVASGAAMPGHKITDQQGFFRQWGKTATEKGVKRLYTGEPNLEAIAAENPDLIIVSATGNDSALPIYERLSAMAPTLVVNYDDKSWQQVERILAQATGHEAQAEKSIQTYAQREKEVKAKLVLPPQPVSALVFNAHSRLVNLWTTESAQGKLLESLGFTLAQLPAVSIKASQRMKRKDIVPLSGENLVTGLTGNTVMMFATGEEGKAALLAEPLLAATPAVKNKQVYALGDESFRLDYYSASNLLTRLEQLFAKQ, from the coding sequence ATGATACGTTTCGCCAGACTAGTCGTTCCGCTGTTACTCTCTGCTTTTTCCGTCGTGCCCTTCACTCAGGCTCAGGCCGAGCAAGGCTGGCCGCGTCATATTCCTAACCGGGATGGCGAGCTGGTGATTAACCATCAGCCTGAACGCATTGTCTCTACCAGCGTGACGCTGACGGGCTCGCTGCTTGCCATCGGGGCACCGGTCGTTGCCAGTGGTGCAGCCATGCCGGGACATAAGATTACAGACCAGCAGGGTTTTTTCCGTCAGTGGGGCAAGACGGCGACGGAAAAAGGCGTTAAACGTTTATATACGGGTGAACCCAATCTTGAAGCGATTGCGGCGGAAAACCCCGATTTGATCATCGTTAGCGCCACAGGCAATGATTCTGCGCTGCCAATATACGAGCGTCTTTCGGCGATGGCTCCAACGCTGGTCGTCAATTACGATGATAAAAGCTGGCAACAGGTAGAACGTATTCTTGCGCAGGCAACCGGCCATGAAGCACAGGCTGAAAAGTCGATCCAGACGTATGCTCAGCGCGAAAAAGAAGTGAAAGCAAAGCTGGTGCTGCCGCCACAACCGGTTTCAGCGCTGGTGTTCAATGCCCATAGCCGGTTAGTGAATCTGTGGACCACTGAGTCTGCTCAGGGAAAATTGCTGGAATCCTTAGGCTTCACCCTGGCACAGCTTCCCGCGGTAAGCATCAAAGCCAGTCAGCGAATGAAACGGAAAGATATCGTTCCGCTAAGCGGAGAGAATCTGGTGACGGGACTGACGGGCAACACCGTAATGATGTTTGCTACCGGGGAAGAGGGTAAGGCTGCATTGCTGGCTGAGCCATTGCTTGCCGCAACACCGGCGGTAAAAAATAAGCAGGTTTATGCGTTAGGGGATGAGTCCTTCCGGCTTGATTATTATAGCGCCAGCAACCTGCTGACGCGGCTTGAACAGCTATTTGCTAAACAGTAA
- a CDS encoding helix-turn-helix domain-containing protein, translating into MVDKKKDWHNADIIAGLRKRGTTLAGLSREAGLSSSTLANALFRSWPKGEWLIADALMTHPSEIWPSRYYDPVTNKLIDRKKLMRS; encoded by the coding sequence ATGGTAGATAAGAAAAAAGACTGGCATAACGCGGATATTATTGCAGGCTTACGAAAAAGAGGTACAACGCTTGCCGGATTATCACGCGAGGCGGGACTAAGCTCCTCGACGCTGGCAAACGCGCTGTTCAGATCCTGGCCGAAAGGCGAGTGGCTGATTGCTGATGCATTAATGACTCATCCATCAGAAATCTGGCCCAGCCGCTATTACGATCCCGTGACCAACAAGCTGATCGATCGTAAAAAACTGATGCGATCATAA
- the murA gene encoding UDP-N-acetylglucosamine 1-carboxyvinyltransferase — translation MDKFRVQGPTRLSGEVTISGAKNAALPILFAALLASDPVEIQNVPKLKDIDTTMKLLSQLGVKAERNGSVHLDASDVNIYCAPYDLVKTMRASIWALGPLVARFGQGQVSLPGGCAIGARPVDLHITGLEQLGAEIKLEEGYVKASVNGRLKGAHIVMDKVSVGATVTIMSAATLATGKTVIENAAREPEIVDTANFLNTLGAKITGAGSDRITIEGVERLGGGVYRVLPDRIETGTFLIAAAISGGKVICRDTQPDTLDAVLAKLREAGADIELGDDWISLDMQGKRPKAVNFRTAPHPGFPTDMQAQFSLLNLVAEGTGVITETIFENRFMHVPELIRMGAHAEIESNTAICHGVEKLSGAQVMATDLRASASLVLAGCIAEGTTIVDRIYHIDRGYEHIEDKLIALGARIERISGSE, via the coding sequence TCCTGTTTGCTGCTCTGCTGGCATCCGATCCGGTCGAGATCCAGAATGTCCCGAAACTAAAGGACATCGATACCACCATGAAGCTGCTCAGCCAGCTTGGTGTAAAAGCAGAGCGTAACGGTTCCGTCCATTTGGATGCCAGCGACGTCAATATTTACTGTGCGCCATACGATTTGGTGAAAACCATGCGCGCTTCTATCTGGGCGCTGGGTCCACTGGTGGCGCGTTTCGGCCAGGGGCAGGTTTCTCTGCCCGGCGGCTGTGCGATTGGCGCTCGTCCGGTTGATTTACACATTACCGGCCTTGAGCAGCTGGGTGCGGAAATCAAACTGGAAGAGGGCTATGTCAAAGCTTCTGTTAACGGCCGACTGAAAGGCGCACATATTGTGATGGACAAGGTTAGCGTAGGCGCGACCGTCACTATCATGAGTGCTGCCACGCTGGCGACCGGCAAAACCGTTATCGAAAATGCCGCGCGCGAGCCGGAAATTGTTGATACGGCTAACTTCCTGAATACGCTCGGCGCTAAAATCACCGGCGCAGGTAGCGATCGCATCACCATCGAGGGTGTTGAGCGTTTAGGCGGGGGTGTTTATCGCGTGCTGCCTGACCGTATTGAGACCGGTACCTTCCTGATTGCAGCGGCCATTTCCGGCGGCAAAGTGATCTGCCGTGACACGCAGCCGGATACGCTGGATGCGGTGCTGGCAAAGCTGCGTGAAGCGGGGGCGGATATTGAGTTGGGTGACGACTGGATTAGCCTTGATATGCAGGGTAAGCGTCCAAAAGCGGTTAACTTCCGCACCGCGCCACATCCAGGTTTCCCGACCGATATGCAGGCACAGTTTAGCCTGTTGAACCTGGTTGCAGAGGGAACCGGTGTCATTACCGAGACTATCTTTGAAAACCGCTTTATGCACGTGCCGGAGCTGATCCGTATGGGCGCTCATGCCGAGATTGAGAGCAATACGGCCATTTGTCATGGCGTAGAAAAACTTTCCGGTGCTCAGGTAATGGCGACCGATCTGCGTGCATCCGCGAGCCTGGTGCTGGCGGGTTGTATTGCGGAAGGGACGACGATCGTTGACCGCATTTACCATATCGATCGTGGTTACGAACACATTGAAGATAAGCTCATCGCGCTTGGTGCGCGCATTGAGCGTATCAGCGGCAGCGAATAA
- the ispB gene encoding octaprenyl diphosphate synthase, which produces MNLEQINELTAQDMADVNATILEQLNSEVSLINQLGYYIISGGGKRIRPMIAVLAARAVNYSGKQHVTVAALIEFIHTATLLHDDVVDESDMRRGKATANAAFGNAASVLVGDFIYTRAFQMMTSLGSLRVLALMSEAVNVIAEGEVLQLMNCNDPDITEESYMRVIYSKTARLFEAAAQSSAILADASPEQERALQDYGRYIGTAFQLIDDLLDYSADGKTLGKNVGDDLSEGKPTLPLLHAMRNGTAEQAAMIREAIEQGNGRHLLDPVLETMRQCGSLEWTRESAEREADKAIASLAVLPESPWRSALEALAHMSVQREF; this is translated from the coding sequence ATGAACTTAGAACAGATAAACGAACTCACCGCGCAGGACATGGCGGACGTCAATGCAACAATACTCGAACAGCTGAATTCCGAGGTTTCCCTTATCAATCAGCTGGGATATTACATCATTAGCGGTGGTGGCAAACGGATCCGCCCCATGATCGCCGTTCTGGCAGCGCGCGCGGTGAATTATTCAGGAAAACAACACGTTACTGTCGCAGCGCTGATAGAATTTATTCACACTGCGACCCTGCTGCACGATGATGTGGTTGATGAATCTGATATGCGCCGCGGTAAAGCCACCGCCAATGCCGCCTTTGGTAACGCTGCCAGCGTGCTGGTCGGCGATTTTATCTATACGCGTGCGTTTCAGATGATGACCAGCCTTGGCTCGCTGCGCGTTCTGGCACTGATGTCGGAGGCCGTAAACGTCATTGCAGAAGGCGAAGTCCTACAGCTGATGAACTGTAATGACCCGGATATTACAGAAGAAAGCTACATGCGGGTGATTTACAGTAAAACAGCTCGCCTGTTTGAAGCTGCCGCTCAGTCTTCCGCAATTCTGGCCGATGCGTCGCCAGAACAGGAACGGGCGTTACAGGATTATGGCCGCTATATCGGCACAGCTTTCCAGCTTATCGACGATCTTTTGGATTACAGCGCCGATGGCAAAACGCTGGGCAAAAACGTGGGTGATGACCTGAGCGAAGGTAAGCCGACGCTGCCCTTGCTGCACGCCATGCGTAACGGAACAGCTGAACAAGCCGCGATGATTCGTGAGGCTATTGAGCAAGGCAATGGTCGCCATTTACTTGATCCAGTTCTGGAAACCATGCGCCAATGCGGCTCGCTCGAATGGACACGTGAATCAGCAGAACGCGAAGCTGACAAAGCGATTGCCAGCCTTGCAGTACTGCCTGAATCGCCCTGGCGCAGCGCGCTTGAAGCGCTGGCGCATATGTCCGTTCAGCGGGAATTCTAA
- the rpmA gene encoding 50S ribosomal protein L27, whose translation MAHKKAGGSTRNGRDSNAKRLGVKRFGGESVLAGSIIVRQRGTKFHAGTNVGCGRDHTLFATANGKVQFEVKGPNNRKYISIVAE comes from the coding sequence ATGGCACACAAAAAGGCTGGCGGCTCCACTCGAAATGGTCGCGATTCCAATGCAAAACGTCTGGGCGTTAAGCGTTTCGGCGGCGAATCTGTACTGGCAGGTAGCATCATCGTTCGTCAGCGTGGCACCAAATTCCACGCGGGCACCAACGTAGGCTGCGGCCGTGACCACACCCTGTTTGCAACTGCAAACGGCAAGGTCCAGTTCGAAGTGAAAGGCCCGAACAACCGTAAATACATCAGCATCGTTGCTGAGTAA
- the cgtA gene encoding Obg family GTPase CgtA, with protein MKFVDEATILVAAGDGGNGCVSFRREKYIPRGGPDGGDGGDGGDVYMQADENLNTLIDYRFEKSFRAERGQNGQSRDCTGKRGKDVIIKVPVGTRIIDQGTGETLGDMMTHGQVQMVAKGGWHGLGNTRFKSSVNRSPRQKTMGTPGEKRDLQLELMLLADVGMLGLPNAGKSTFIRAVSAAKPKVADYPFTTLVPSLGVVRMDSEQSFVVADIPGLIEGASDGAGLGIRFLKHLERCRVLLHTIDLAPIDESDPVENARIILAELEKYSEKLFNKPRWLVFNKVDLLDQEEAESRAKAIADALGWTEKYYLISAANRVGVTPLCWDVMSFINANPKEAEVEEKQPEKVEFMWDDYHRQQLEEAEVAVEEDDDWDEDWDDEDDEGVEIIYQR; from the coding sequence ATGAAGTTTGTTGATGAAGCGACGATCCTCGTTGCTGCGGGTGATGGCGGCAATGGCTGCGTCAGCTTCCGTCGTGAAAAATATATTCCCAGAGGTGGTCCGGACGGTGGTGACGGCGGTGACGGCGGCGATGTTTACATGCAGGCTGATGAAAACCTGAATACGCTGATCGATTATCGTTTTGAAAAATCTTTCCGTGCTGAACGTGGCCAGAACGGCCAGAGCCGTGACTGTACCGGTAAGCGCGGGAAAGATGTGATCATCAAAGTACCGGTAGGAACGCGTATTATCGATCAGGGTACCGGTGAAACCCTGGGCGACATGATGACTCATGGTCAGGTGCAAATGGTCGCTAAAGGCGGCTGGCACGGCCTTGGCAACACGCGTTTTAAATCTTCCGTTAACCGTTCGCCGCGTCAAAAAACCATGGGTACGCCTGGTGAGAAGCGCGACTTGCAGCTTGAGCTGATGCTGCTGGCCGACGTGGGGATGTTGGGCCTGCCGAATGCCGGTAAATCTACCTTTATCCGTGCAGTCTCTGCGGCGAAGCCAAAAGTAGCGGATTATCCATTTACCACTCTGGTACCAAGCCTGGGCGTGGTACGTATGGACAGCGAACAAAGCTTCGTGGTCGCCGATATTCCAGGCCTGATTGAAGGCGCTTCTGACGGTGCCGGTTTAGGCATTCGCTTCCTGAAGCACCTCGAGCGCTGTCGCGTTCTGTTACACACTATTGATCTGGCCCCAATCGATGAATCCGATCCGGTTGAAAATGCCCGTATCATTTTGGCTGAGCTGGAAAAATATAGCGAAAAGCTTTTCAACAAGCCACGCTGGCTGGTTTTCAACAAAGTCGACCTGCTGGATCAGGAAGAGGCGGAATCCCGCGCGAAAGCTATCGCTGATGCGCTGGGCTGGACGGAGAAATATTACCTGATCTCTGCCGCCAATCGCGTCGGCGTGACCCCGCTGTGCTGGGATGTGATGTCCTTCATTAACGCCAATCCTAAAGAAGCGGAAGTGGAAGAGAAGCAGCCAGAGAAAGTGGAATTCATGTGGGATGATTACCACCGCCAGCAGCTCGAAGAAGCCGAAGTGGCGGTTGAAGAAGATGATGACTGGGATGAAGACTGGGATGATGAAGACGACGAAGGCGTCGAAATTATCTATCAGCGCTAA
- the rplU gene encoding 50S ribosomal protein L21 produces MYAVFQSGGKQHRVSEGQTVRLEKLDIATGETIEFDQVLMIANGEEVTIGAPLVSGGVIKAEIIAHGRGDKIKIVKFRRRKHYRKQQGHRQWFTDVKITGISA; encoded by the coding sequence ATGTACGCGGTTTTCCAAAGTGGTGGTAAACAACACCGAGTAAGCGAAGGTCAGACCGTTCGCCTGGAAAAGCTGGACATCGCAACCGGCGAAACTATTGAGTTCGACCAGGTTCTGATGATTGCTAACGGCGAAGAAGTGACTATTGGCGCGCCTTTAGTTTCAGGTGGCGTGATCAAAGCAGAAATCATTGCGCACGGTCGCGGCGACAAAATCAAGATCGTTAAGTTCCGTCGTCGTAAGCATTACCGTAAGCAGCAGGGTCACCGTCAGTGGTTCACTGACGTGAAGATCACTGGCATCAGCGCATAA